One genomic region from Frateuria soli encodes:
- a CDS encoding sensor histidine kinase → MRLLRAWFTPAPDSRIAEIQRQGKSPWAESVHLLWSAWVFITPVFDNQYSWRWLGMTVLTYPVFVALFAKVFLAPRSRASSYALALAVFGLALVPVYPSGVSYFIYGCVSCSLSSRRFLPFLARLLVLNALFLLMAWQAHYAWQAMLAIPCMTLIIGLVTHVERLEHEKDAALKLSHDEVRRLAATAERERIGRDLHDLLGHTLSLITLKLELARKLCDRDPDTARREVIEAENVARHALAQVRAAVTGIRATDLAAELASARLLLESSGVHLDYGQPPCLPAEIERGLALVLREAATNVARHAAATRASVAFECIDGGLCLTVMDNGRGGVLEEGNGLTGMRERARALGGRLQIHSQQGRGTRLRIVVPLPDAAVQAAAAPVAPVDAMSMPAEARP, encoded by the coding sequence ATGAGACTGCTTCGCGCATGGTTCACGCCCGCACCGGACTCGCGCATCGCCGAGATCCAGCGGCAGGGCAAGTCGCCCTGGGCCGAGAGCGTGCACCTGCTGTGGTCGGCCTGGGTGTTCATCACGCCGGTGTTCGACAACCAGTACAGCTGGCGCTGGCTGGGCATGACCGTCCTGACCTACCCGGTGTTCGTGGCGCTGTTCGCCAAGGTGTTCCTGGCGCCGCGCAGCCGCGCTTCCAGTTACGCCCTGGCGTTGGCGGTGTTCGGGCTGGCGCTGGTGCCGGTCTACCCCAGTGGCGTCAGCTACTTCATCTACGGCTGCGTCTCGTGCAGCCTGTCGAGCCGCCGGTTCCTGCCGTTCCTGGCGCGGCTGCTCGTGCTCAACGCGCTGTTCCTGTTGATGGCCTGGCAGGCCCACTACGCCTGGCAGGCCATGCTGGCGATCCCCTGCATGACGCTGATCATCGGGCTGGTGACGCACGTCGAGCGCCTGGAGCACGAGAAGGACGCGGCGCTCAAGCTCTCCCACGACGAGGTCCGCCGGCTGGCCGCCACCGCCGAGCGCGAGCGCATCGGGCGCGACCTGCACGACCTGCTCGGCCACACGCTTTCGCTGATCACGCTCAAGCTGGAGCTCGCGCGCAAGCTGTGCGACCGCGACCCCGACACCGCGCGCCGCGAAGTGATCGAGGCGGAGAACGTCGCGCGCCACGCGCTGGCGCAGGTGCGTGCGGCGGTTACCGGCATCCGCGCCACCGACCTGGCGGCCGAACTGGCCTCCGCGCGCCTGCTGCTGGAATCCTCCGGCGTGCACCTGGACTATGGCCAGCCGCCGTGCCTGCCCGCCGAGATCGAACGCGGCCTGGCGCTGGTGCTGCGCGAGGCGGCCACCAACGTCGCGCGCCACGCGGCCGCCACGCGTGCCAGCGTGGCGTTCGAGTGCATCGATGGCGGTCTGTGCCTGACGGTGATGGACAACGGTCGCGGCGGGGTGCTGGAGGAGGGCAACGGCCTGACCGGCATGCGCGAGCGCGCACGTGCGCTGGGTGGCCGCCTGCAGATCCACTCGCAGCAGGGACGGGGCACGCGCCTGCGGATCGTGGTCCCGCTGCCGGACGCGGCGGTGCAGGCCGCGGCGGCGCCGGTCGCACCGGTCGACGCGATGTCGATGCCGGCGGAAGCGCGTCCGTGA
- a CDS encoding ABC transporter permease: MDTLDLTVDNDAMPAGRVLGAYLAEARSECLRYLRAPGFMLPITLFPCMFYLVFGVLMARGEGADAARYLLASYATFGVMSPGLFGFGVSLALERDGGLLTLKRALPMPPGAYLLGKMLMAMAAAAFVVLFLLGLSQVAHVSLSPAQAAALLATGVLGVLPFCAMGMFIGTLVKGQGGPGVLNLVYLPMSFLSGLWFPLPMLPRVLQQAAPLWPSYHLDRLALAAVGMGHGALVGHVLVLLGFTAAFLLLAARRLRRYG; the protein is encoded by the coding sequence ATGGACACTCTGGACCTGACCGTCGATAACGACGCGATGCCGGCCGGCCGCGTGCTCGGCGCCTACCTGGCCGAGGCGCGCAGCGAATGCCTGCGCTACCTGCGCGCGCCGGGCTTCATGCTCCCGATCACGCTGTTTCCCTGCATGTTCTACCTGGTGTTCGGCGTGCTGATGGCCAGGGGCGAGGGTGCCGATGCCGCGCGCTACCTGCTGGCCAGTTACGCCACCTTCGGCGTGATGAGCCCGGGCCTGTTCGGCTTCGGCGTGTCGCTCGCGCTGGAGCGCGACGGCGGCCTGCTCACGCTCAAGCGCGCGCTGCCGATGCCGCCGGGCGCCTACCTGCTCGGCAAGATGCTGATGGCGATGGCCGCGGCGGCGTTCGTGGTGTTGTTCCTGCTGGGGCTCTCGCAGGTCGCGCACGTATCGCTGTCGCCGGCGCAGGCCGCGGCGTTGCTGGCGACCGGCGTGCTCGGCGTGCTGCCGTTCTGCGCGATGGGCATGTTCATCGGCACGCTGGTCAAGGGGCAGGGCGGACCGGGCGTGCTCAACCTGGTCTACCTGCCGATGTCATTCCTGTCCGGCCTGTGGTTCCCGCTGCCGATGCTGCCCAGGGTGCTGCAGCAGGCCGCGCCGCTGTGGCCGAGCTACCACCTGGATCGCCTCGCGCTCGCCGCGGTGGGCATGGGCCATGGTGCGCTGGTCGGGCATGTGCTGGTGCTGCTTGGCTTCACGGCCGCGTTCCTGCTGCTCGCCGCGCGGCGGCTGCGTCGGTACGGTTGA
- a CDS encoding ABC transporter ATP-binding protein, protein MDMSGIPVARLRGAVKRYGALTAVDGLDLVLHRGELLALLGPNGAGKSSAIGLLLGLQRADAGEVQLFGLDPQRIEARRRIGVMLQSATLPPTLRVRELLRLTASYYADPRVLQESAELAAIENLLDRPYGKLSGGQQRRVQFALALCGRPQLLFLDEPTVGMDIEARQALWAAIRRLVGEGCSVLLTTHYLEEAEALADRVCVMTRGRAIHEGTVDELRARVGVRRIRCISTLLPETVAGWPEVVDVRVDGGRLQLTTTEAEVVVLRLLQNDAWLRELEVQRAGLAEAFTELTRDADASPDHQREAA, encoded by the coding sequence ATGGACATGTCAGGCATCCCGGTCGCGCGGTTGCGCGGTGCGGTCAAGCGCTACGGCGCGCTCACCGCCGTCGACGGGCTGGACCTTGTGCTGCACCGCGGCGAGCTGCTCGCCCTGCTCGGGCCCAACGGCGCCGGCAAGTCCTCCGCCATCGGCCTGCTGCTGGGGCTGCAACGCGCCGACGCAGGCGAGGTGCAACTGTTCGGACTGGACCCGCAACGCATCGAGGCGCGCCGGCGGATCGGCGTGATGCTGCAGAGCGCCACGCTGCCGCCGACCTTGCGCGTGCGCGAACTGCTGCGCCTGACTGCCAGCTATTACGCCGATCCGCGCGTGTTGCAGGAATCGGCGGAACTGGCGGCGATCGAAAACCTGCTCGACCGTCCCTACGGCAAGCTCTCCGGCGGCCAGCAGCGGCGCGTGCAGTTCGCACTGGCGCTGTGCGGGCGCCCGCAACTGCTGTTCCTGGACGAACCCACGGTCGGCATGGACATCGAGGCGCGCCAGGCGCTGTGGGCGGCGATCCGCCGGCTGGTCGGCGAAGGCTGCTCGGTGCTGCTGACCACGCACTACCTGGAAGAGGCCGAAGCACTGGCCGACCGCGTCTGCGTGATGACCCGCGGTCGTGCCATCCACGAAGGCACGGTGGACGAGCTGCGCGCCCGCGTGGGGGTCAGGCGGATCCGCTGCATCAGCACGCTGCTGCCCGAGACGGTGGCCGGCTGGCCCGAGGTGGTGGACGTGCGCGTGGACGGCGGGCGCCTGCAGCTGACCACCACCGAGGCCGAAGTCGTGGTGCTGCGCCTGCTGCAGAACGACGCCTGGCTGCGCGAGCTGGAGGTCCAGCGCGCCGGCCTGGCCGAGGCATTCACCGAACTGACCCGCGATGCCGATGCATCGCCCGACCACCAGCGCGAGGCGGCCTGA
- a CDS encoding aminotransferase class III-fold pyridoxal phosphate-dependent enzyme, producing MGVIDQLREMREFGGKPRTVGLDDASIERMAASQPELVQAVDEALARHRELRAELGDFLKLDESEQLARAQAGYVNFYPDDAINPYLPAAARGPWIVTLKGAVLHDNGGYGMLGFGHNQPAILEALSRPQVMANVMSPSISQLRFTRAMDKELGRSRGANPYRHYLCLNSGSEAVGLACRIADVNAKLMTDAGGRYANRAIKRLSVRGAFHGRTDKPALYSDSSRKTYQQHLASYRHEDTLITVAPYDVEQLKAAFADADKHGWFIEAMFLEPVMGEGDPGRAVTPEFYKAARELTEAHGTMLLVDSIQAGLRAHGVLSIVDYPGFENLPAPDMETFSKALNAGQYPLSVLAVSDRTAGLYRKGIYGNTMTTNPRALDVALATMELLTDEVRANIKVRGEEFVAKLEKLKDELGGLITKVQGTGLLFSCELAPQFKCYGANSTEEYMREHGVGVIHGGANSLRFTPHFNVTSAEVDLVVDHVRQALLKGPRKQTAEAA from the coding sequence ATGGGTGTGATCGATCAGCTGCGCGAGATGCGCGAATTCGGCGGCAAGCCGCGTACCGTTGGCCTGGACGACGCCAGCATCGAGCGCATGGCGGCCAGCCAGCCGGAGCTGGTGCAGGCGGTCGACGAGGCCCTGGCCCGCCACCGCGAACTGCGTGCCGAACTGGGCGATTTCCTCAAGCTGGACGAGTCCGAGCAGCTCGCCAGGGCCCAGGCCGGCTACGTCAATTTCTACCCCGACGACGCGATCAACCCGTACCTGCCGGCCGCCGCGCGTGGCCCCTGGATCGTGACGCTCAAGGGCGCCGTGCTGCACGACAACGGCGGCTACGGCATGCTCGGCTTCGGCCACAATCAGCCGGCCATCCTGGAGGCGCTGTCGCGGCCGCAGGTGATGGCCAACGTGATGTCGCCCAGCATCTCGCAGCTGCGCTTCACCCGCGCGATGGACAAGGAGCTGGGGCGCAGCCGCGGCGCCAATCCGTACAGGCACTACCTGTGCCTGAACTCCGGTTCCGAAGCCGTCGGCCTGGCCTGCCGCATCGCCGACGTCAACGCCAAGCTGATGACCGACGCGGGCGGCCGCTACGCCAACCGCGCGATCAAGCGCCTGTCCGTGCGCGGCGCCTTCCACGGTCGCACCGACAAGCCCGCGCTGTATTCGGATTCCAGCCGCAAGACCTACCAGCAGCACCTGGCCAGCTACCGCCATGAGGACACCCTGATCACGGTGGCGCCCTACGACGTGGAGCAGCTCAAGGCCGCGTTCGCCGACGCCGACAAGCACGGCTGGTTCATCGAGGCGATGTTCCTGGAGCCGGTGATGGGCGAAGGCGACCCGGGCCGCGCGGTGACGCCGGAGTTCTACAAGGCCGCGCGCGAGCTCACCGAGGCGCACGGCACCATGCTGCTGGTCGACTCGATCCAGGCCGGCCTGCGCGCGCACGGCGTGCTGTCGATCGTCGACTACCCCGGCTTCGAGAACCTGCCGGCGCCGGACATGGAGACGTTCTCCAAGGCGCTCAACGCCGGGCAGTATCCGTTGTCGGTGCTGGCGGTCAGCGACCGCACCGCCGGCCTGTACCGCAAGGGCATCTACGGCAACACGATGACCACCAACCCGCGCGCGCTCGACGTCGCGCTCGCCACGATGGAGCTGCTCACCGACGAGGTGCGCGCCAACATCAAGGTCCGCGGCGAGGAGTTCGTGGCCAAGCTCGAGAAACTCAAGGACGAACTGGGCGGGCTGATCACCAAGGTGCAGGGCACCGGCCTGCTGTTCTCGTGCGAGCTGGCCCCGCAGTTCAAGTGCTACGGCGCGAACTCGACCGAGGAGTACATGCGCGAGCACGGCGTGGGCGTGATCCACGGCGGTGCCAACTCGTTGCGCTTCACGCCGCATTTCAACGTCACCAGCGCCGAAGTCGACCTGGTCGTCGACCACGTGCGCCAGGCGCTGCTGAAGGGCCCGCGCAAGCAGACCGCCGAGGCGGCCTGA
- the upp gene encoding uracil phosphoribosyltransferase yields the protein MPVTEVRHPLIRHKLGLMRRAGISTKEFRELASEVAALLTYEATKDLETLDETIEGWAGPVTVERIKGKKITIVPILRAGLGMLPGVLDLIPSAKVSVVGVQRDEVTLAPVAYYEKLSGSMQARSALIVDPMLATAGTLVATVDMLKAAGCRRIKGLFLVAAPEGLERIAAAHPDVEIYTASIDQRLNEKGYILPGLGDAGDKIFGTKQLPG from the coding sequence ATGCCCGTCACCGAAGTCCGCCACCCGCTGATCCGCCACAAGCTCGGGCTGATGCGCCGTGCCGGCATCAGCACCAAGGAATTCCGCGAGCTCGCCTCCGAAGTGGCCGCGCTGCTCACCTACGAGGCCACCAAGGACCTGGAAACGCTCGATGAGACGATCGAGGGCTGGGCCGGTCCGGTGACGGTCGAGCGCATCAAGGGCAAGAAGATCACCATCGTGCCGATCCTGCGCGCCGGATTGGGCATGCTGCCGGGCGTGCTGGACCTGATCCCCTCGGCCAAGGTGAGCGTGGTCGGCGTGCAGCGGGATGAAGTCACGCTGGCGCCGGTCGCCTACTACGAAAAGCTGAGCGGCAGCATGCAGGCGCGCAGCGCCTTGATCGTCGATCCCATGCTGGCCACCGCCGGCACCCTGGTGGCGACGGTGGACATGCTCAAGGCGGCCGGCTGCCGGCGCATCAAGGGGCTGTTCCTGGTTGCCGCGCCCGAGGGCCTGGAGCGCATCGCGGCGGCGCACCCGGACGTGGAGATCTATACCGCTTCGATCGACCAGCGGCTCAACGAGAAGGGCTACATCCTTCCCGGCCTGGGCGATGCCGGGGACAAGATCTTCGGGACCAAGCAGTTGCCCGGCTGA
- the pip gene encoding prolyl aminopeptidase, with the protein MTRERRTLYPEIEPYDSGMLPVSGLHTIYYEQSGNPNGKPVVFLHGGPGAGASPRCRRFFDPAAYRIILFDQRGCGRSTPHAELTDNTTWDLVADIERVRGHLGIARWQVFGGSWGSTLALAYAQTHPDKVAELVLRGIFMLRRWELEWFYQKGCDALYPDAWEPYLAAIPEAERGDLMSAYHRRLTSPDAATRLQAARAWSTWEAGTSFLLQDPSYIASSGEDEFALAFARIECHYFVHGGFFEHDDQLLRNVDRIRRIPTVIVQGRYDVVCPLRSAWDLHRAWPEADLRIVQDAGHSAFEPGITHELVEATDRFKV; encoded by the coding sequence ATGACCCGGGAACGCCGCACGCTGTATCCGGAGATCGAGCCCTACGACAGCGGCATGCTGCCGGTGTCCGGCCTGCACACGATCTACTACGAACAGAGCGGCAATCCGAACGGCAAGCCGGTGGTGTTCCTGCATGGCGGACCGGGGGCGGGCGCCAGCCCGCGATGCCGCCGCTTCTTCGATCCGGCGGCCTACCGCATCATCCTGTTCGACCAGCGTGGCTGCGGGCGCTCGACCCCGCACGCCGAGCTCACCGACAACACGACCTGGGACCTGGTCGCCGACATCGAGCGCGTGCGCGGGCACCTGGGCATCGCGCGCTGGCAGGTGTTCGGCGGGTCCTGGGGCTCCACGCTGGCGCTGGCCTATGCGCAGACCCACCCCGACAAGGTGGCCGAACTGGTGTTGCGCGGCATCTTCATGCTGCGCCGCTGGGAGCTGGAGTGGTTCTACCAGAAGGGCTGCGACGCACTCTATCCGGATGCCTGGGAGCCGTACCTGGCCGCGATTCCGGAAGCCGAGCGTGGCGACCTGATGAGCGCCTATCACCGCCGCCTCACCAGTCCGGACGCGGCCACCCGACTGCAGGCCGCGCGCGCGTGGTCGACCTGGGAAGCGGGTACCAGCTTCCTGTTGCAGGACCCCTCCTACATCGCCAGCAGCGGCGAGGACGAGTTCGCGCTGGCGTTCGCGCGGATCGAGTGTCACTACTTCGTGCACGGCGGATTCTTCGAGCACGACGACCAGCTGCTGCGCAATGTCGATCGCATCCGCCGCATCCCGACGGTGATCGTGCAGGGGCGCTACGACGTGGTGTGCCCGCTCCGCAGCGCATGGGACCTGCATCGCGCCTGGCCGGAGGCTGACCTGCGTATCGTGCAGGACGCGGGGCATTCGGCGTTCGAGCCGGGCATCACGCACGAGCTCGTCGAGGCGACCGACCGCTTCAAGGTCTAG
- a CDS encoding FAD-binding oxidoreductase — translation MTDPRLTELIARVPSLRLLTELADLIHYGRDWTRRWGPSPLAVALPQSIDEVRAIVLWAHEQQVALVPSGGRTGLSGGAVAARGELVLSLERMNRVLGFDATDRLLEVEAGITLQAVQEAARSHGLFYPVDFASRGSCTIGGNVATNAGGIRVIRHGTTREWIGGLTVVAGNGELLELNRGLVKNSSGYDLRQLMVGSEGTLGVVVGAQLKLTDAPAPAQTMLLALPHMDALMRVFGLFRSQLKLQAFEFFTDVAMKHVLAHGAQRPIDTDLPYYVVTEYDALDDRDEQAALLAFEDGVREGWISDGVIAQSESQAAALWRLREGITESLAPRKPYKNDIALRIGAMPAFLHEMHALLAREYPQMEVVWFGHIGDGNLHINVLPPEDMQQAEFIAHCERVTRLLADTLQRFGGSISAEHGIGLVKRAYLGSTRSAAEIALMRGIRAVFDPSGILNPGKLFE, via the coding sequence ATGACCGATCCCCGCCTCACCGAACTCATCGCGCGCGTACCTTCGCTACGGCTGCTGACCGAGCTGGCCGACCTGATCCACTACGGACGCGACTGGACCCGCCGCTGGGGACCCTCGCCGCTGGCCGTGGCGCTGCCGCAGTCCATCGACGAGGTCCGGGCGATCGTGCTCTGGGCCCACGAGCAGCAGGTTGCGCTGGTGCCCTCGGGTGGACGCACGGGCTTGTCCGGTGGCGCCGTCGCGGCGCGAGGCGAACTGGTGCTGAGCCTGGAGCGGATGAACCGCGTGCTCGGCTTCGATGCGACCGACCGCCTGCTCGAGGTCGAGGCCGGCATCACCCTGCAGGCGGTGCAGGAGGCGGCGCGGTCGCACGGCCTGTTTTATCCCGTGGATTTTGCCTCGCGTGGCTCCTGCACCATCGGCGGCAACGTCGCCACCAACGCCGGCGGCATCCGCGTGATCCGCCACGGAACCACGCGCGAGTGGATCGGCGGGCTGACCGTGGTCGCCGGCAACGGCGAGCTGCTGGAGCTCAACCGTGGCCTGGTCAAGAACTCCAGCGGTTACGACCTGCGCCAGCTGATGGTCGGTTCGGAAGGCACGCTGGGCGTGGTGGTCGGTGCGCAGCTCAAGCTCACCGATGCGCCGGCGCCGGCACAGACCATGCTGCTGGCGCTGCCGCACATGGATGCGCTGATGCGGGTGTTCGGGCTGTTCCGATCGCAGCTGAAGCTGCAGGCGTTCGAGTTCTTCACCGACGTCGCCATGAAGCACGTGCTGGCGCATGGCGCCCAGCGCCCGATCGACACGGACCTGCCGTACTACGTGGTGACCGAATACGACGCGCTGGACGACCGGGACGAGCAGGCCGCGCTGCTGGCCTTCGAGGACGGCGTGCGCGAGGGCTGGATCAGCGACGGCGTGATCGCCCAGAGCGAATCGCAGGCGGCCGCACTGTGGCGGCTGCGCGAGGGGATCACCGAGAGCCTGGCACCGCGCAAGCCGTACAAGAACGACATCGCGCTGCGCATCGGCGCGATGCCCGCGTTCCTGCACGAGATGCATGCGCTGCTGGCGCGCGAGTACCCGCAAATGGAGGTGGTCTGGTTCGGCCACATCGGGGACGGCAACCTGCACATCAACGTGCTGCCCCCCGAGGACATGCAGCAGGCGGAGTTCATTGCCCATTGCGAGCGGGTGACCCGCCTGCTCGCCGATACCCTGCAGCGTTTCGGCGGCAGCATTTCCGCCGAGCACGGCATCGGACTGGTCAAGCGGGCCTACCTTGGAAGTACGCGCAGTGCGGCGGAAATCGCCCTGATGCGGGGGATCCGCGCGGTATTCGACCCCAGCGGCATCCTCAACCCGGGCAAGTTGTTCGAATAG
- the serA gene encoding phosphoglycerate dehydrogenase, which yields MKTSFPRQDIHVLLLEGVSRSAEETFRHAGYTQVEVHPAALPEAELKARLAEAHIVGIRSRTQLTPELLEHARRLIAVGCFCIGTNQVDLGAARRLGVPVFNAPYSNTRSVAELVVAEAIMLLRGIPQKNMQCHRGGWSKSATGSYEARGKVLGIVGYGHIGTQVGVLAESLGMRVLFHDIEAKLALGNARAAASLDELLEAADVVTLHVPDTPATRMMIGAGQLARMRRGALLVNASRGSVVDIEALAAALFKGHLAGAAVDVFPSEPKGNDDAFVSPLVGMDNVILTPHIGGSTLEAQDNIGIEVASKLVRYSDNGSTLSAVNFPEVSLPEHPHSRRLLHIHRNVPGTLSRINELFSAGNININAQFLQTDAEVGYVVIDVAADVAQTQELRERMAAIPGTLKTRVLY from the coding sequence ATGAAGACCTCGTTTCCCAGGCAGGACATCCACGTACTCCTGCTCGAAGGCGTCAGCCGCAGCGCGGAGGAAACCTTCCGCCACGCCGGCTACACGCAGGTCGAGGTGCATCCCGCGGCGCTGCCGGAGGCCGAGCTCAAGGCCCGCCTGGCCGAGGCGCACATCGTGGGCATCCGCTCGCGCACCCAGCTCACGCCCGAACTGCTGGAACATGCCCGGCGCCTGATCGCGGTGGGCTGCTTCTGCATCGGCACCAACCAGGTGGACCTGGGCGCCGCGCGACGCCTGGGAGTGCCGGTGTTCAACGCGCCCTATTCCAATACCCGCAGCGTGGCCGAACTGGTGGTGGCCGAGGCGATCATGCTGCTGCGCGGCATCCCGCAGAAGAACATGCAATGCCATCGCGGCGGCTGGTCGAAGTCCGCCACCGGCAGCTACGAGGCCCGCGGCAAGGTGCTCGGCATCGTGGGCTACGGCCACATCGGCACGCAGGTGGGCGTGCTGGCCGAGAGCCTGGGCATGCGGGTGCTGTTCCACGACATCGAGGCCAAGCTCGCCCTGGGCAATGCGCGCGCCGCGGCGAGCCTGGACGAGCTGCTGGAAGCGGCCGACGTGGTCACGTTGCACGTGCCCGACACGCCGGCGACGCGGATGATGATCGGCGCCGGGCAGCTCGCGCGGATGCGTCGGGGAGCCCTGCTGGTCAACGCCTCGCGCGGCAGCGTGGTGGACATCGAAGCGCTGGCCGCGGCGCTGTTCAAGGGGCACCTTGCCGGTGCCGCGGTGGACGTGTTTCCGTCCGAACCGAAGGGCAACGACGACGCCTTCGTATCGCCGCTGGTGGGCATGGACAACGTGATCCTCACCCCGCACATCGGCGGCAGCACGCTGGAGGCGCAGGACAACATAGGCATCGAGGTGGCGAGCAAGCTGGTGCGCTACAGCGACAACGGCTCGACGCTTTCGGCGGTGAACTTCCCGGAGGTCTCGCTGCCGGAGCATCCGCACAGTCGCCGCCTGTTGCACATCCATCGCAACGTGCCGGGCACGCTGTCGCGCATCAACGAGTTGTTCTCGGCCGGCAACATCAACATCAACGCGCAGTTCCTGCAGACCGACGCCGAGGTCGGCTACGTGGTGATCGACGTGGCGGCCGACGTCGCGCAGACACAGGAGCTGAGGGAGCGGATGGCGGCGATTCCGGGGACGTTGAAGACGCGCGTGCTGTATTGA
- a CDS encoding MerR family transcriptional regulator gives MLDQGNNTELPAIPAKRYFTIGEVSELCGVKPHVLRYWEQEFPALNPVKRRGNRRYYQRHDVLMIRQIRGLLYDEGFTITGARARLEGPQARMESSISHQIVRQVRMELEEILTLLRR, from the coding sequence ATGCTGGACCAAGGGAATAACACCGAACTGCCCGCCATCCCGGCCAAGCGCTACTTCACCATCGGTGAGGTCAGCGAGCTGTGCGGGGTCAAGCCGCACGTGCTGCGCTACTGGGAGCAGGAATTTCCCGCGCTCAACCCGGTCAAGCGCCGCGGCAACCGTCGCTACTACCAGCGTCACGACGTGCTGATGATCCGTCAGATCCGTGGCCTGCTGTACGACGAGGGCTTCACCATCACCGGCGCCCGCGCGCGGCTGGAAGGCCCGCAGGCGCGCATGGAGTCGAGCATTTCCCACCAGATCGTGCGCCAGGTGCGCATGGAACTGGAAGAAATCCTGACCCTGCTGCGTCGCTGA
- the ihfA gene encoding integration host factor subunit alpha, with protein MALTKAEMAERLFLEVGLNKREAKEFVDAYFEVVREALERGEQVKLSGFGNFDLRQKNQRPGRNPKTGEEIPISARRVVTFRPGQKLKVRVESYAGPRE; from the coding sequence ATGGCGCTGACCAAGGCAGAGATGGCCGAGCGCCTGTTCCTCGAGGTGGGCCTCAACAAGCGTGAGGCGAAGGAATTCGTGGACGCCTACTTCGAGGTCGTCCGCGAAGCGTTGGAAAGGGGCGAGCAGGTGAAGCTGTCCGGTTTCGGCAACTTCGACCTGCGTCAGAAGAACCAGCGACCGGGTCGCAACCCCAAGACGGGCGAAGAGATTCCGATCTCCGCCCGCCGCGTGGTGACGTTCCGTCCGGGGCAGAAACTCAAGGTGCGAGTCGAGAGCTATGCTGGACCAAGGGAATAA